Sequence from the Desertibacillus haloalkaliphilus genome:
AGTGCAGAAGAATTCCTTGCTGGATACGGTGCAGCCCAAGCAGTTCCAGGACCTTTATTTACATTTGCAGCCTATATCGGTGCAGTCATAAATGGTTGGCAAGGCGGATTGCTAGCAACAGTTGCTATTTTCTTGCCAGCGTTTCTCCTCATTTTAGGGACATTGCCGTTTTGGAACTCGTTGCGCCGCAACCCCAAAATCAAAGGAGCTTTAATGGGAGTGAA
This genomic interval carries:
- a CDS encoding chromate transporter: LTLFFGLLIALPLLREATNLNWIAMFDSFYRAGSLVFGGGHVVLPLLEREFVPDGWLSAEEFLAGYGAAQAVPGPLFTFAAYIGAVINGWQGGLLATVAIFLPAFLLILGTLPFWNSLRRNPKIKGALMGV